The Mustela erminea isolate mMusErm1 chromosome 6, mMusErm1.Pri, whole genome shotgun sequence genome includes a region encoding these proteins:
- the EIF3D gene encoding eukaryotic translation initiation factor 3 subunit D, producing the protein MAKFMTPVIQDNPSGWGPCAVPEQFRDMPYQPFSKGDRLGKVADWTGATYQDKRYTNKYSSQFGGGSQYAYFHEEDETSFQLVDTARTQKTAYQRNRMRFAQRNLRRDKDRRNMLQFNLQTLPKSAKQKERERIRLQKKFQKQFGVRQKWDQKSQKPRDSSVEVRSDWEVKEEMDFPQLMKMRYLEVSEPQDIECCGALEYYDKAFDRITTRSEKPLRSIKRIFHTVTTTDDPVIRKLAKTQGNVFATDAILATLMGCTRSVYSWDIVVQRVGSKLFFDKRDNSDFDLLTVSETANEPPQDEGNSFNSPRNLAMEATYINHNFSQQCLRMGKERYNFPNPNPFVEDDMDKNEVASVAYRYRRWKLGDDIDLIVRCEHDGVMTGANGEVSFINIKTLNEWDSRHCNGVDWRQKLDSQRGAVIATELKNNSYKLARWTCCALLAGSEYLKLGYVSRYHVKDSSRHVILGTQQFKPNEFASQINLSVENAWGILRCVIDICMKLEEGKYLILKDPNKQVIRVYSLPDGTFSSDEDDEDEEEEEEEEEEEET; encoded by the exons ATGGCGAAGTTCATGACCCCCGTGATCCAGGACAACCCCTCCGGCTGGGGTCCCTGTGCCGTGCCCGAGCAGTTTCGGGATATGCCCTACCAACCGTTCAGCAAAGGGGATCGGCTAGGAAAG GTTGCAGACTGGACGGGTGCCACATACCAAGATAAGAGGTACACGA ATAAGTACTCCTCTCAGTTTGGTGGTGGAAGTCAATATGCTTATTTCCACGAGGAGGACGAAACTAGTTTCCAGCTTGTGGACACAGCACGCACACAGAAGACCGCCTACCAGCGGAATCGGATGCGATTTGCACAG CGGAACCTCCGCAGAGACAAAGATCGACGGAACATGTTGCAGTTCAACCTGCAGACCCTGCCTAAGAGCGCCAAGCAGAAAGAGAG AGAGCGCATACGACTGCAGAAAAAATTCCAGAAACAATTCGGAGTGAGGCAGAAGTGGGATCAGAAGTCACAG AAACCCCGAGACTCTTCGGTGGAAGTCCGCAGTGACTGGGAGGTGAAGGAGGAGATGGACTTTCCTCAGTTGATGAAGATGCGCTACTTGGAAGTGTCGGAGCCACAGGACAT CGAGTGCTGCGGGGCGCTGGAGTACTACGACAAAGCCTTCGACCGCATTACCACGAGGAGCGAGAAGCCGCTGCGGAGCATCAAGCGCATCTTCCACACCGTCACCACCACAGACGACCCTGTCATCCGAAAG ctGGCAAAAACCCAGGGGAACGTGTTCGCCACAGACGCCATCCTCGCCACGCTGATGGGCTGCACGCGCTCCGTGTACTCCTGGGACATCGTCGTGCAGAGAGTCGGCTCCAAGCTCTTCTTTGACAAGAGGGACAACTCCGACTTTG ACCTCCTGACAGTGAGTGAGACCGCCAACGAGCCCCCGCAAGATGAAGGCAATTCCTTCAATTCGCCACGCAACTTGGCCATGGAAGCGACCTACATCAACCACAACTTCTCCCAGCAGTGCTTGAGAATG GGGAAGGAAAGATACAACTTCCCCAACCCAAACCCATTCGTGGAGGATGACATGGACAAGAATGAAGTCGCCTCAGTCGCCTACCG GTACCGCAGGTGGAAGCTTGGAGACGACATCGACCTTATTGTCCGTTGTGAGCACGATGGCGTCATGACCGGAGCCAACGGAGAAGTGTCCTTCATCAACATCAAGACCCTCAACGAGTGGGATTCCCGG CACTGCAATGGCGTTGACTGGCGTCAGAAGCTGGACTCGCAGCGAGGTGCCGTCATCGCCACTGAGCTGAAGAACAACAGCTACAAGCTGGCCCGGTGGACGTGCTGCGCCTTGCTGGCCGGCTCTGAGTATCTCAAGCTGGG GTACGTGTCCCGGTACCACGTGAAGGACTCCTCGCGCCACGTCATCCTGGGCACACAGCAGTTCAAGCCCAATGAGTTCGCCAGCCAGATCAACCTGAGCGTGGAAAACGCCTGGGGCATCCTGCGCTGCGTCATCGACATCTGCATGAAGCTGGAGGAGGGCAAGTACCTCATCCTCAAGGACCCCAACAAGCAGGTCATCCGCGTCTACAGCCTGCCGGACGGCACGTTCAGCTCTGATGAGGACGAtgaggatgaagaggaggaggaggaggaggaggaag AGGAAGAAACTTAA